In Janthinobacterium sp. 67, a genomic segment contains:
- a CDS encoding S41 family peptidase has protein sequence MKLNLLALAALTLAGSHAAAATPGDTCVQDLRAMAPFLLENDTGARQHLEQKGQAYFDLALATAATAAANAADGKACDAILENYARTWRKGHLHVKPGSTLDIAKPAPARPAAPGQAAPSKAPALQILSDSTVLLTLPSFHGSYRAAMASLLETHRAALAARPNWILDVRRNGGGSDSTYTPLLSWISSDEIVTMGAEWLSTPANIDGQEKVCALLAPGDEACTAFAAQAVAQMRSVKPGQYVPQQSGGTISYTRLDTPEPRRPARVAILVDRDCASSCEEFLLAARQSFHVKLIGRNSYGALDYSNMRLHILPSGQRHLQYATSRSARLPQLQVDLAGIMPDIYLPPPKDEVGRAEEVLRVQRWLEGGTLRPDNI, from the coding sequence ATGAAACTGAACTTGTTGGCGCTGGCCGCCCTAACCCTGGCCGGCAGCCATGCGGCGGCGGCCACGCCGGGAGACACCTGCGTACAGGACTTGCGCGCCATGGCGCCCTTCCTGCTGGAAAACGACACGGGCGCGCGCCAGCACCTGGAACAAAAGGGACAGGCATATTTCGACCTGGCGCTGGCCACGGCCGCCACGGCGGCGGCCAACGCAGCCGATGGCAAGGCCTGCGATGCGATCCTGGAAAACTATGCACGCACGTGGCGCAAGGGCCACCTGCACGTAAAGCCAGGCAGCACGCTCGATATCGCCAAACCGGCGCCGGCGCGCCCCGCCGCACCGGGACAGGCAGCGCCATCAAAGGCACCGGCGCTGCAGATATTGTCGGACTCGACTGTGCTGCTGACCTTGCCCAGCTTTCACGGCAGCTACCGGGCCGCCATGGCCAGCCTGCTCGAGACGCACCGCGCGGCCCTGGCGGCGCGTCCCAACTGGATACTCGACGTGCGCCGCAACGGCGGCGGCAGCGACAGCACGTATACGCCGCTGCTGTCCTGGATCAGTTCGGATGAAATCGTCACGATGGGCGCCGAATGGCTGTCCACGCCAGCCAATATTGATGGCCAGGAAAAAGTCTGCGCGCTGCTGGCGCCCGGCGACGAGGCCTGCACCGCCTTTGCGGCCCAGGCCGTAGCGCAGATGCGCAGCGTCAAGCCTGGCCAATACGTGCCGCAGCAAAGCGGCGGCACCATCAGCTATACCCGCCTGGACACGCCGGAGCCGCGCCGGCCGGCGCGCGTGGCCATACTGGTCGACCGCGACTGCGCCAGCTCCTGCGAGGAATTCCTGCTGGCGGCGCGGCAAAGCTTTCATGTGAAATTAATCGGCCGCAACAGCTATGGCGCACTCGATTATTCGAACATGCGCCTGCACATCCTGCCGTCGGGCCAGCGCCACCTGCAATACGCCACCTCGCGCTCGGCCCGCCTGCCGCAACTGCAGGTGGACCTGGCCGGCATCATGCCCGACATCTATTTGCCGCCACCGAAGGACGAGGTGGGCCGCGCCGAGGAAGTGCTGCGCGTGCAGCGCTGGCTGGAAGGCGGCACGCTACGCCCGGACAATATTTGA
- the leuC gene encoding 3-isopropylmalate dehydratase large subunit: MMKTLYDKLWESHVVRAEDDGTTILYIDRHLLHEVTSPQAFDGLSVAGRQPWRISANLAVADHNVPTTSRVDGIADPVSRLQVETLDKNAKHYGLTYFNMNDKRQGIVHVIGPEQGATLPGMTVVCGDSHTSTHGAFGALAHGIGTSEVEHVLATQTLLQKKSKSMLVQVDGALPAGVTAKDIVLAIIGKIGTAGGTGYCIEFGGSAIRALSMEGRMTVCNMAIEAGARAGIIGVDDTTINYVKGRPFSPAGPHWERAVAYWRTLHSDPGARFDLVVTLNAADIVPQVTWGTSPEMVTGINGRVPDPDLEKDSVKRDAMEKALVYMNLKPNTAIEDIRIDKVFIGSCTNSRIEDLRAAAAVVRGKYRASNVTLALVVPGSGLVKDLAEREGLDRIFKDAGFEWREPGCSMCLAMNADRLEPGERCASTSNRNFEGRQGQGGRTHLVSPAMAAAAGIAGHFVDVRGLR, encoded by the coding sequence ATGATGAAGACGCTTTACGACAAACTCTGGGAATCCCACGTTGTTCGGGCCGAAGATGATGGCACGACAATTTTGTACATCGACCGGCACCTGCTGCACGAAGTCACCAGCCCGCAAGCCTTCGATGGCCTCAGCGTGGCGGGCCGCCAGCCGTGGCGCATTTCCGCCAACCTGGCCGTGGCCGACCATAACGTGCCCACCACCAGCCGGGTCGACGGCATTGCCGATCCGGTCTCGCGCCTGCAGGTGGAAACCCTGGACAAGAACGCCAAGCACTACGGCTTGACCTACTTCAACATGAACGACAAGCGCCAGGGTATCGTGCACGTGATCGGCCCCGAACAGGGCGCGACCCTGCCCGGCATGACGGTCGTCTGCGGCGATTCGCACACGTCCACGCATGGCGCTTTCGGCGCGCTGGCGCACGGCATCGGCACGTCCGAAGTGGAACATGTGCTGGCCACGCAAACCTTGCTGCAAAAGAAATCCAAATCCATGCTGGTGCAAGTCGACGGCGCATTGCCTGCCGGCGTGACGGCCAAGGATATCGTGCTGGCCATCATCGGCAAGATCGGCACGGCCGGCGGCACGGGTTACTGTATCGAGTTCGGCGGCTCGGCCATCCGCGCGCTGTCGATGGAAGGGCGCATGACGGTGTGCAACATGGCCATCGAGGCGGGCGCGCGCGCCGGCATCATCGGCGTGGACGACACCACCATCAATTACGTCAAGGGCCGTCCGTTTTCGCCGGCTGGTCCTCACTGGGAGCGCGCCGTGGCCTACTGGCGCACCCTGCATTCGGACCCGGGCGCCCGCTTCGACCTCGTCGTCACCCTCAATGCCGCCGACATCGTGCCGCAAGTGACCTGGGGCACCTCGCCCGAAATGGTGACGGGCATCAATGGCCGCGTGCCCGATCCCGACCTGGAAAAAGACAGCGTCAAGCGCGATGCGATGGAAAAGGCGCTCGTCTACATGAACCTCAAGCCGAACACGGCCATCGAAGACATCCGCATCGACAAGGTCTTCATCGGTTCCTGCACCAATTCGCGCATCGAGGATTTGCGCGCCGCCGCCGCCGTGGTGCGCGGCAAGTACCGCGCCTCGAACGTTACCCTGGCGCTGGTCGTGCCCGGTTCCGGCCTCGTCAAGGACCTGGCCGAGCGCGAAGGACTGGACCGCATCTTCAAGGATGCCGGCTTCGAATGGCGCGAGCCGGGCTGCTCCATGTGCCTGGCCATGAATGCGGACCGCCTCGAGCCGGGCGAACGCTGCGCTTCCACGTCGAACCGCAACTTCGAAGGCCGGCAAGGGCAGGGCGGCCGTACCCACCTGGTGTCGCCAGCGATGGCGGCCGCGGCGGGCATCGCCGGCCACTTTGTCGACGTGCGGGGATTGCGATGA
- the leuD gene encoding 3-isopropylmalate dehydratase small subunit, translated as MDKFTIYEGLVAPLDRANVDTDAIIPKQFLKSIHRSGFGPNLFDEWRYLDHGEPGQDNSRRPLNPEFVLNEPRYQGASILLTRKNFGCGSSREHAPWALDQYGFRAIIAPSFADIFFNNCYKNGLLPIVLSESQVEHLFNEVKAFPGYKLVVDLEQQCVRTSNGSVSYPFEIDAFRKYCLMNGLDDIGLTLRHADDIRAFEERHLNNQPWLANVI; from the coding sequence ATGGATAAATTTACGATTTACGAAGGCCTGGTGGCCCCGCTGGACCGCGCCAACGTCGACACCGACGCGATTATCCCGAAGCAATTCCTGAAATCGATCCACCGCAGCGGCTTCGGCCCCAACCTGTTCGACGAATGGCGCTACCTCGACCATGGCGAACCGGGCCAGGACAACAGCCGCCGCCCGCTGAACCCCGAGTTCGTGCTCAACGAGCCGCGCTACCAGGGCGCTTCCATTTTGCTGACGCGCAAGAACTTCGGCTGCGGTTCCTCGCGCGAACACGCGCCGTGGGCCCTCGATCAATATGGCTTCCGCGCCATCATCGCGCCATCGTTTGCCGACATCTTCTTCAACAACTGCTACAAGAACGGCTTGCTGCCCATCGTGCTGTCGGAAAGCCAGGTCGAGCACCTGTTCAATGAAGTCAAGGCTTTCCCCGGCTACAAGCTGGTGGTGGACCTGGAGCAGCAGTGCGTGCGCACCAGCAATGGTTCCGTGTCGTATCCATTCGAGATCGACGCCTTCCGCAAATATTGCCTGATGAATGGCCTCGACGATATCGGCCTGACCCTGCGCCACGCCGACGACATCCGCGCCTTCGAAGAACGCCATTTGAACAATCAGCCCTGGCTGGCCAACGTCATCTAA
- the leuB gene encoding 3-isopropylmalate dehydrogenase → MKIAILPGDGIGPEIVAQAVKVLNVLGESFELETAPVGGAGYAAHGHPLPEGTLALAKAADAVLFGAVGDYKYDNLERQFRPEQAILGLRKNLGLFANLRPAILYPELAGASTLKPEVVSGLDILIIRELTGDIYFGQPRGVRECPDGPFKGQREGFDTMRYAEGEIRRIAHVAFQAAQKRDKRLTSVDKANVLETFQFWKDIVTDVHKEYPDVALDHMYVDNAAMQLVRAPKKFDVMVTGNMFGDILSDAAAMLTGSIGMLPSASLDANNKGLYEPSHGSAPDIAGKGIANPLATILSAAMMLRYSLNRAEQADRVEAAVKQVLAQGLRTADIHEAGTTLVGTEAMGDAVVKALG, encoded by the coding sequence ATGAAAATTGCAATCTTACCCGGCGACGGGATCGGTCCTGAAATCGTCGCGCAAGCCGTCAAGGTCTTGAACGTGCTGGGCGAATCGTTCGAGCTGGAAACGGCGCCCGTGGGCGGCGCCGGCTATGCGGCCCATGGCCACCCCTTGCCGGAAGGTACCTTGGCCCTGGCGAAAGCGGCCGATGCCGTGCTGTTCGGCGCCGTCGGCGACTATAAATATGACAACCTGGAGCGCCAGTTCCGTCCGGAGCAAGCGATCCTGGGCTTGCGCAAGAACCTGGGGCTGTTCGCCAACCTGCGTCCGGCCATTTTGTATCCGGAACTGGCGGGCGCCTCGACCCTGAAGCCGGAAGTGGTGTCCGGCCTGGACATTTTGATCATCCGCGAATTGACGGGCGACATTTATTTCGGCCAGCCCCGCGGCGTGCGCGAGTGCCCGGATGGTCCGTTCAAGGGCCAGCGCGAAGGTTTTGACACCATGCGCTATGCGGAAGGCGAAATCCGCCGCATCGCCCACGTGGCGTTCCAGGCTGCGCAAAAGCGCGACAAGCGCCTGACCAGCGTGGACAAGGCGAACGTGCTGGAAACGTTCCAGTTCTGGAAAGACATCGTCACCGACGTGCACAAGGAATACCCGGACGTGGCGCTCGACCACATGTATGTCGATAACGCGGCCATGCAACTGGTGCGGGCGCCGAAGAAGTTCGACGTCATGGTGACCGGCAACATGTTCGGCGACATCCTGTCCGATGCGGCCGCCATGTTGACGGGCTCGATCGGCATGCTGCCGTCGGCCTCGCTGGACGCCAACAACAAGGGCCTGTACGAACCATCGCACGGTTCGGCGCCCGATATCGCGGGCAAGGGCATCGCCAATCCGCTGGCGACGATCTTGTCGGCCGCCATGATGCTGCGCTATTCGCTGAACCGCGCAGAGCAGGCGGACCGGGTGGAAGCCGCCGTCAAGCAAGTGCTGGCGCAGGGCTTGCGCACGGCCGACATCCACGAAGCGGGCACGACTTTGGTCGGTACCGAGGCCATGGGTGATGCAGTTGTAAAAGCACTGGGATAA
- the asd gene encoding aspartate-semialdehyde dehydrogenase, with product MKLVGLVGWRGMVGSVLMQRMQEEGDFAHIEPVFFTTSNTGGSAPAMAKNETILKDANNIAELSKCDIIISCQGGDYTSAVFPQLRASGWNGYWIDAASTLRMEKDAVIVLDPVNLHVIKDALGKGVKNYIGGNCTVSCMMMGLGGLFQHDLIDWMTSMTYQAASGGGAQHMRELLTQFGTINGSVKALLDNPASAILEIDRQVLATQHGYSPDEIKQFGAPLAGNLIPWIDKDLGNGQSKEEWKAGAETNKILGRGIDFGTKEIPVDGLCVRIGAMRCHSQALTIKLKKDVPLDEINDIIASNNEWVKFVPNTREASVRDLSPAAVTGSLTIPVGRVRKMSMGGEYLSAFTVGDQLLWGAAEPLRRMLRILLDA from the coding sequence ATGAAATTAGTTGGCTTGGTAGGTTGGCGCGGTATGGTCGGTTCGGTCCTGATGCAACGCATGCAGGAAGAGGGCGATTTCGCCCACATCGAACCGGTGTTTTTCACCACTTCGAACACGGGCGGCTCGGCGCCGGCCATGGCGAAGAATGAAACCATCCTGAAGGATGCCAACAACATCGCCGAACTGTCCAAGTGCGACATCATCATTTCCTGCCAGGGCGGCGACTACACGAGCGCCGTCTTCCCGCAGCTGCGCGCCAGCGGCTGGAATGGCTACTGGATCGATGCGGCCTCGACCTTGCGCATGGAAAAAGACGCCGTCATCGTGCTCGACCCCGTCAACCTGCACGTCATCAAGGATGCGCTGGGCAAGGGCGTCAAGAACTATATCGGCGGCAATTGCACCGTCTCGTGCATGATGATGGGCCTGGGCGGCCTGTTCCAGCACGATTTGATCGACTGGATGACGTCGATGACCTACCAGGCGGCATCGGGCGGCGGCGCGCAGCACATGCGCGAACTGCTGACGCAGTTCGGCACCATCAACGGTTCCGTCAAGGCGCTGCTGGACAATCCCGCTTCCGCCATCCTGGAAATCGACCGCCAGGTGCTGGCTACCCAGCACGGCTATTCCCCGGACGAAATCAAGCAGTTCGGCGCGCCGCTGGCCGGCAACCTGATCCCGTGGATCGACAAGGACCTGGGCAACGGCCAGTCGAAGGAAGAGTGGAAGGCGGGCGCGGAAACGAACAAGATCCTCGGTCGCGGCATCGATTTCGGCACCAAGGAAATTCCCGTCGACGGCCTGTGCGTGCGCATCGGCGCCATGCGCTGCCATTCGCAAGCCTTGACCATCAAGCTGAAAAAAGACGTGCCGCTCGATGAAATCAACGACATCATCGCCAGCAACAATGAATGGGTGAAATTCGTGCCGAACACGCGCGAAGCGTCCGTGCGCGACCTGTCGCCGGCGGCCGTGACGGGCAGCCTGACGATTCCCGTCGGCCGCGTGCGCAAGATGAGCATGGGCGGCGAATACCTGTCCGCGTTCACCGTGGGCGACCAGTTGCTGTGGGGCGCGGCCGAGCCGCTGCGCCGCATGCTGCGTATTTTGCTCGACGCGTAA
- a CDS encoding chemotaxis protein CheA, translating to MDDMLKDFVVEAMDLAVNVEEHLLRLERDPDNKETLNAVFRSFHTIKGGAGFMGLPALVAACHLTENLFDALRTGAAPVTPIAIEAALQASGFVADQLTELANGSAPESLPAMPEELEHILTNAIEGKGMDAPAPAAAVVAEVAVPVVETVEVPAAAPAAAVSTASADGLDWEAMYNAVVPAASQIAAAPVSAVAAAPAAVAAAPAAAAAKPAAKAWDGNERREERPEVRHAAPVKEDSIRVDAVKLDALLEVAGESVQAANQAAVLLERLLQFKFEGQAATLMATLAETLERASRYSTELQRATLATRMQPVGRLFQKFPRLVRELAKDLGKDVELTIEGAETEVDRVVVDSLYDPLVHMLRNSLDHGVESPEARLAAGKPAKSYISLKAWQEANSVMIVLQDDGKGMDPVFLRSKAQQKGLISENAQLSNDECFQLVFLPGFSTKEVASSVSGRGVGMDVVKTAVEKNRGAIHIESMLGKGTKFAIRLPIELSIVPTMLVSTSGAALALPMAVVQRVVELPETFMEVGGAPVLKDQGRPLPVRSLAGSLGYESCSERVGIVVAAPQPYILAVEAVDGTADLVIKPMTAITVEGITGTARSAEGELVLVVGLSFLMDGCRGSVRLAA from the coding sequence ATGGACGATATGCTCAAGGATTTCGTCGTCGAGGCGATGGATCTTGCAGTTAATGTTGAAGAGCACTTATTGCGCCTCGAGCGCGATCCTGACAACAAGGAAACACTGAATGCCGTGTTTCGTTCCTTCCACACCATCAAGGGCGGCGCCGGTTTCATGGGCTTGCCCGCGCTGGTGGCGGCCTGCCATCTGACGGAAAACCTGTTCGACGCCTTGCGCACGGGCGCCGCGCCCGTCACCCCGATCGCCATCGAGGCGGCGCTGCAGGCGTCCGGTTTCGTGGCCGACCAGCTGACGGAACTGGCCAATGGTTCCGCGCCGGAAAGCTTGCCGGCCATGCCGGAAGAGCTGGAACACATCCTGACGAACGCCATCGAAGGCAAGGGCATGGATGCGCCTGCGCCTGCCGCCGCCGTGGTGGCGGAAGTGGCCGTGCCCGTTGTCGAGACCGTCGAAGTTCCTGCTGCGGCGCCTGCCGCCGCCGTGTCCACCGCCAGCGCCGATGGCCTGGACTGGGAAGCCATGTACAACGCCGTCGTGCCGGCCGCTAGCCAGATCGCCGCCGCACCCGTGTCCGCCGTCGCCGCTGCGCCTGCCGCCGTGGCCGCCGCGCCTGCCGCTGCCGCCGCCAAACCGGCCGCCAAGGCCTGGGATGGCAACGAACGGCGCGAAGAGCGTCCGGAAGTGCGCCATGCCGCGCCCGTCAAGGAAGACAGCATCCGCGTCGACGCCGTCAAGCTCGACGCGTTGCTGGAAGTGGCCGGCGAATCCGTACAGGCCGCCAACCAGGCCGCCGTGCTGCTCGAGCGCTTGCTGCAATTCAAATTCGAAGGCCAGGCCGCCACCCTGATGGCGACCCTGGCGGAAACCCTGGAACGCGCTTCGCGCTACTCGACGGAACTGCAGCGGGCCACCCTGGCCACGCGCATGCAGCCCGTCGGCCGTCTGTTCCAGAAGTTTCCGCGCCTCGTGCGCGAACTGGCGAAAGACCTGGGCAAGGATGTCGAGCTGACCATCGAAGGCGCGGAGACGGAAGTCGACCGCGTCGTCGTGGACAGCCTGTACGATCCGCTCGTGCACATGCTGCGCAACTCGCTCGACCATGGCGTGGAATCGCCGGAAGCGCGCCTGGCCGCAGGCAAGCCCGCCAAATCGTATATTTCACTCAAGGCATGGCAGGAAGCGAACAGCGTCATGATCGTGCTGCAGGATGACGGCAAGGGCATGGACCCTGTCTTCCTGCGCAGCAAGGCCCAGCAAAAGGGCTTGATCAGCGAAAACGCGCAGTTGAGCAACGACGAATGCTTCCAGCTGGTGTTCCTGCCGGGCTTCTCGACCAAGGAAGTCGCCTCCAGCGTTTCCGGGCGCGGCGTGGGCATGGACGTGGTGAAGACGGCCGTGGAGAAAAACCGCGGCGCCATCCACATCGAATCCATGCTGGGCAAGGGCACGAAGTTCGCCATCCGCCTGCCGATCGAACTGTCGATCGTGCCGACCATGCTGGTCTCGACCTCGGGCGCCGCGCTGGCGCTGCCGATGGCCGTGGTGCAGCGCGTCGTCGAATTGCCGGAAACCTTCATGGAAGTGGGCGGCGCGCCCGTGCTGAAAGACCAGGGCCGGCCATTGCCCGTGCGGTCGCTGGCCGGCTCGCTGGGCTACGAATCGTGCAGCGAGCGCGTCGGCATTGTCGTCGCCGCGCCACAGCCGTACATTCTGGCCGTGGAAGCCGTCGATGGCACGGCCGACCTGGTCATCAAGCCGATGACGGCCATCACTGTGGAAGGCATCACGGGCACGGCCCGCTCGGCCGAAGGCGAGCTGGTGCTGGTCGTGGGCCTGTCGTTCCTGATGGATGGGTGCCGGGGTAGCGTGCGTTTAGCTGCCTGA
- a CDS encoding lipoprotein — protein MKKLFALLIATVILSGCNTVSGIGRDVQKVGQVVTGAGGK, from the coding sequence ATGAAAAAACTCTTCGCCCTCCTCATCGCCACCGTCATCCTGTCTGGCTGCAACACCGTCTCCGGCATCGGTCGCGACGTGCAGAAAGTCGGCCAGGTTGTCACTGGCGCCGGCGGAAAATAA